The DNA region TAGTCATTACCACCTTTTGATCAACTCTTTCTGATCACTATCACTTCGTGAGCACTGCCACCTCATATCACTATCATTTTATGGCTAACACCTCCTAGTAATTACCACATTTTGATCAACTCTTTCTCGTCACTACCACTTCATGAGCACTGCCACCTCATATCACTATTATTTTATGGCTAACACCTCCTAGTCATTACCACCTTTTTGTCAACTCTTTCTGGCCACTACCACCTCGTGATCCCTCCTACCTCATATCACTATCATTTTATGGATAACACCTCCTAGTCATTACCACCTTTTGATCAACTCTTTCTCGTCACTATCACTTCGTGAGCACTGCCACCTCATATCACTATCATTTTATGGCTAACACCTCCTAGTCATTACCACCTTTTGATCAACTATTTCTCGTCACTACCACTTCATAAGCACTGCCGCCTCATATCACTATCATTTTATGGCTAACACCTCCTAATCATTATCACCTTTTGATCAACTCTTTCTCGTCACTACCACTTTGTGAGCATTACCACCTGATATCACTATCATTTTTTGGTTAACACCTCCTAGTCATTACCATCTTTTTGTCAACTTGTTCTGGTCACTACAACTTCGTGATCACTACCACTTCTTGGTTAACATCGCTTGGTCATTACCGCCCTCCTCACATTGTGACCACCTGACCACCTCCTTATACCACTTgctctttttcatatttttcgcTCCAACACAATATTCTACTTTCATAGTTATTAGCTTAAACATTAAAGTTCTTTATATTCTAATAATTGACTTGTTTTGTAGGAAAGCTATGTGAAAGTTACATGTAATCTCACCGATTAACAtacttgtatttattattattttttaatcacattcatcaccacacttatttcaagagttcatatgttcatattcaagtgttctatattttacaccatcatatcctGAAATTGTTACTcgcatttaagtcatttctgTCTAGGAGGTTTACTGTAGAAATCGGTAGCGAGAACTAGTTCGCTGCAGGGTACCCAATTCAGCAGCGAGAATTAGTTCGCTGCAGGCTGCCAGTTCAACAGCGCAACTGTTTTGCTACTGGCAGCCAGTCGGCAGCGAAAATTGTTTCGCTGTTGAcgccacagtttcgctgcacaacacacaactcgacaacgaatgctaattcgctgcagccaacacagtttcggcagcgaatcagcatttcgctgcacaacacacaaatcagcagcgaatgctaattcgctgcagccgacaTAGTTTTGGCAACGAATCACATTTTCgttgcacaacacacaaattgacaacgaatgctaattcgctgcagaaggctcaatttcggcagcgaaatagagtttcgctgcacaacacacaaatcggcagcgcatactaattcgctgcagccgacaTAGTTTCGATAGCGAATTAgcgtttcgctgcacaacaacGCAGTTTTGGCAGTGAATCAGAATTTCGCTGAACAACATACATTTTGGCGTGTACACACACCACACATGCTGTAACAACTCCAGTATATACACCGTCGCTAAGTTCCAGTAGGACACACACATCAAAaccattaatttcagcacataatccTTCAACAAAAATTCCAGTAGAACACACACATGGAAAACCATCAATTAcagcatataatctttcaataaattctaGCAGAACACATCAATTACAACACAACAAAaccccagcagaacacattaattacaGCACAATAAAaccccagcagaacacattaattacaGCCTAAGAAAACCCCAGCAGAACACATCAATTATAGCCTATAATCTTTCAACAAaccccagcagaacacattaatttcagcatagtaaaaccccagcagaacacacacatgcatgctggcccaccccatagttaaagtcagccctctaccatgatttgttattttcatttttatttatttttttctttgttagatgttctgaaattggcttCATTTCACTTCAGTTTCCttgttctcctagttaatttcagtttccttcacagctggcttagatcttagatcaatttttcttagggttttcttcTTGATTTCCGTTTCTGGTcttaaggggaagaggaagggagtttcatgacccctaccttctgaatttaactaagtttgaggaaggtttaaCACTATTATTTTCTCCTctcctgctggttctcctccttcttcttcctctcacgttttccagccaTCTTTTTCCTTCCCTTTAGGCAGCTGTCCACtcttctctcaaggtctcatctttcCCTCACACGTTTACATGCACTCTCTACTGgattgatttaagtttttgttgtgaaagaggaagagaagaacGACATGCAGCTGTTGTTTttggaagaagatgggtcatcctctctctcctccttctatttatactccccatcaaatgaagtgggttgtttgggggttggtttagatgtatttttattcttgttttggtCTATCTAAAAccggttttacccctccctcccagctctgcgtTGCTGTTGAtcgagaaatcggcagcgaacaCTGCATCGCTGCCAATTTCTGCCTCGGCAGTGAAAACTACGttgctgccgatcaagaaatCGGCAGCAAAAACTGCATTGCTGTCGATCAAGAAATCGGCAACagaaactgtgtcgctgccgatttctgtattggcagcgaaaactggtcgctgccgatttctgtatcggcagctaagactgcgtcgctgccgatttctgcatcggcagctaAGACTGAGTCATcatttccctctctctctctctctctctatatatatatatatatatatatatatatatatatatatatatatattcttttaggTGTTTACAATATTCTCCTTTCATATTTATTAGCTTAAACATTAAAGTTCTTTATATTCTAATAATTGACTTGTTTTGTAGGAAAGCTTTGTGGAAGTTACATGTAATCTCACctactaataattaaatacagCTAGTTTATAAACCCAAGTATAGCCACACAAAGCCCGACCCATTCGAAGTTCACAGCTTCAAAAGAGAATAGTTATTAATTGATCTAAACGAAAAATAAGAatatctcataatttttttttatgaattccataaaaaaatttatgtgtgTGGACAGCAAATGGCAGAAAATATCTAATCTATTTGTAGCATCCCCACCGGGCATTAAATGGACCCAGGTCATGATTGGCCAATTATGTTATCCTTTCAAAAAGGTCAACGCTTTTTAGATTCCCCATTCTCCCTTGTCTTTCTTTGAGTCCTCCTTTCTTGTATTAACCGAGTGTACAATACTGCTATAAAATTgtacattcttttattttaatatgagaaAATAAGTATTGggttgtatatatattaaatataaaatatatctttatttttttatataaaataacaaaaaccattAAGCTGTCTCATGTCAATCCACGTGGAAAcaatatttgaaaaagataCACTTTACTGCttattcaatgatttttttattttttattttctataaatggGAAGGCCTCTTCAGAAACAGGGGAATAGCAGAGCGAGTAGGTTGCCATTGCTATTAGTTGCTAAAAGAGGCAGAAAGCAATGAGACTTCCAAGCCCTACGCTTTGCCTCTTACCATTTCTTTTTCTGACTCTGCTGCAGAGACCCACCTTTGCCTCCATAAAGGTGAGCATTCAATCTCTGTATAAATCaactatacattaaaaaacacacccactatctctttcttttccctctttttgtttttggttgttGTTGTAATGGTGGCAGCTTGatttttcaacatatttaaCCTTCGTTTTCTGTGTATATAATGGTGCTGTAGCCATATGTGGTGTACTTTGGAGGCCATTCTCATGGCCCTAAACCCTCGTCTCTCGATGCAAATCTAGCGAAGGATTCTCATTATGAATTCCTTGGATCCTTCTTGGGAAGGTAATGGATGTTCAAGCATAGCTACAGAAGAAATGACTGTTTATCCAGAGCAAGATATCTAATTTTGTTTCTGATTTTTCATGGAACAGCCGTGAATTCGCTGAAGATGCTATCTTTTACTCGTACACGAGGCACATCAATGGATTCGCTGCCACTTTAGAAGATGAAGTAGCAGCTGAGATAGCTAGTGAGAAACCACTGCTCCTGCTGCTCTGTTTTTTCCCTCTGTTTTGTTTCGTTTGTGATTTTTGAGCTTTCTTCCTTATCCAACGCAGAGCATCCAAGAGTAGTGTCGGTGTTCTTGAACCAGGGAAGAAAACAACACACGACTCATTCATGGAGCTTTCTGGGACTCGAGAAAGATGGAGTCGTTCCTTCTAGCTCGATCTGGAAGAAGGCAAGATTTGGTGAAGATACAATTATTGGAAACTTGGACACTGGTAACTCATTttttctaaggttttttttttttttttttttttttatccttcccgAGATTtttagagagggagagagagaggatagaAATGCGAGCTGAGGTAGTCTACCAAATCttatactaaataaaaataatgacatttttatTGCAATGAAAACTaagtaatattttcttttttcaatggaGTTGGAAGCTTTCAGGTGATAACGCTAAGTGTCCTTTTCTTCTACTCTAGAAGTAACTATTATGTCTTCATTTGAATTTTCCTATTTGAATTTGGACGTGCGTCGTTGGCTTAGAGATTGCATTTGGAATGTGGAAAATCACTCTCATGTCTATCATTGTAACATGATCAAAGTATTGTTTGGAATGGgattgaaattgtgtttttttaaaatataatttattttataataatttttttattttttatattattttaaagtgttaatgttaaaaataattttttttaaaaaatatattattttaatatatttttaaataaaaaattcttcaaaacataaatattgttatattttttaaaaattacgatgttttttttgttttttaaaagcatttttaaaaagatttaattttttttaatttaaattaatatttttttatatttttaaattattttttatgtattgatataaaaaataattaaaaaatattattttaatatattttttatataaaaattattttaaaaaataaccataccttaaaaaagtttaaaagatAGCGCTCAAAGACTCCACCAATCACGTTCGGTTTCTAAATCTTTCAAAGGTGTTTTTGTTGACTAGCCGACCTCCAGATATGACcaagaagaaaattaatgataaaaaaaaattaaaaaaaaaaaaaaaactgattagatTGAGGGTCTCTAGATTTGCAATATTAAACTATATGGCATCGCTAAATcctcataattattatttagccCCAAGTCTGGATAAGCGTGCCAGAGAGATCCAAAAACTTTTTCCCCATTTTTTTTCCCCCTAACTAGTTATACTAACATGAATaccatgaaaacaaaatgatagatacataattattaatagaataataattattattatgatcCAAAATGAAGCTTCATTTTCTtggaagagagagaaggaataATGTAGTTGAGCTGCAATTAATTAGCTTTTAATTTGCTTAACAAATGGAATGTGCTAGGAGTGTGGCCCGAGTCTGAAAGCTTTAGCGATGAAGGGTTGGGACCGATTCCATCAAAGTGGAATGGAACATGTCAAAATGGCCATGATCCTGGCTTCCACTGCAACAGGTCtgctttgttaattttttattttatttttactgtttCTACGATGATGCAATCAAAATCCTGCTATGGTGGCTGAGTCGCGATGCGTTCAGTGTCATAATTTTTCTGCCATTAGTGATCTTACTATGCTTTCGGCCGCCATGGGAGTGCATTTATGAAAAAGGAGTTCTGGGTAAACTCTTGGGAAAAAGCTACAATGTCCAGAAACGACCCATCACAGTCAGAGAAGTGGTGGGATATTCAAAAAAAGCTGATGGACTTTGTGGGATCTATACATGCTGTGTGCTGCCATTGATTTCGAAAAGTCAAAATATTCCTTCCTCATTATGGTGGGGACTGGGGATTGCTGGTATCCCATTAAACCCATCGATTTGGAATTTTCTTGTAAAGCTAGCTAGCTGTGTCCTCATTTCTTTCAGAAATATTTGCTTTTTCcctatacatacatacatatacatgTAAATACACATACGCTGATCTGTGCTTGACATCATCTAGTCTTCCTTGTTCCATTGCTTTTTTATACCATGTAAATACatatacaacttttttttattgatctttcTGCGGTTGCCACGCCACCTTGAAAGATTTCATACTGTGTTTACACTCTTCATAGATTTGTATAGGTTTCCAAAATATTTTGGTTGTAAGATTCTGATCAGGCATTTTCCTTTGCTTGCTAACTAATTATCTATGCAAATCTTGTGTGCATATGAAGGAAGCTTATAGGAGCCAGGTACTTCAACAAAGGGTATGCTTCGATTGTTGGTCATCTCAACTCCTCCTTCGATACGCCTCGAGATGAAGATGGCCATGGATCCCATACCTTATCAACAGCAGGAGGTAGCTTTGTAGCTGGTGCGAGTGTTTTTTACATGGGCAACGGAACTGCAAAAGGGGGGTCACCAAAGGCCCGGGTGGCAGCTTACAAGGTCTGCTATCCCCCGGTAGATGGGGAGGAATGCTTCGATGCAGATATCTTAGCAGCATTTGACGCTGCTATCAGTGATGGTGTCGATGTATTGTCTGTTTCGCTAGGAGGAAATCCTACCGCATTCTTCAATGATAGTGTTGCAATTGGCTCTTTCCATGCCGTGAAGCATGGCATTGTAGTGATCTGTTCTGCTGGAAATTCAGGTCCTGTAGATGGTACCGTCTCCAATGTTGCACCATGGGAGATCACAGTCGGGGCCAGCACCATGGACAGAGAGTTTCCTAGTTATGTTGTCCTGGGAAACAAAATAAGCATCAAGGTTTCTTTCCCCTTCCTACTCGTCCCTTTTTCTTCCTTGAATCTTAAgagaaacattattttgataacAAAATGAGCCTTTTAAAGACATGCCTGATGATTTTACAGGGGGAGAGTTTATCAGCTAAAGCCTTACCAAGGAATAAGTTCTTTCCCCTTATGAGTGCTGCAGATGCTAGAGCAACTAATGCATCAGTTGAAAACGCGTAGGGATTGAAGAATTTATCTCCCCGTTCATTCTGATTCTGCATTCCCTCTGATTAGTActtcaatattgtttttctgCTCTGGAAATCCTTGACATTATCTGCTAATTaagacatttaatttttttatttttttgtatgtgcCATGCAGTCTGCTGTGCAAGGATGGATCACTTGATCCCGAAAAAGCAAAGGGGAAGATCTTAGTCTGTCTTCGAGGGATAAATGCAAGAGTTGACAAGGGTCAGCAAGCTGCTTTGGCTGGTGCTGTAGGGATGGTTCTTGCCAATAACAAGGATGCTGGGAATGAAATTCTTGCCGATCCTCACGTTCTTCCTGTATCGCATATCAATTACACCAGCGGTGTTGCCATcttcaaatatattaattccaCAGAGTAAGATAACTTTATAACTACTGTcattttcacatttttatgctGGTATCAGACCATGTTTCTCATATTAGCTGGCCTTCTTCCAAGATGTATTTAGGTACATGATTTAACTAGATTGGCATCATCCTAGCTGGTGTGCAATGAAATTGATGCATCGAACTGATCAAAGTTCATATTTTTGACAGGTATCCCGTTGCTTATATCACTCATCCAGTAACACGCATTGGCACAAAGCCAGCCCCCGTCGTGGCTGCTTTTTCCTCGAAGGGACCCAATACCGTCACGCCGGAGATTCTTAAGGTATTTCTCTAACAGTACTATCTTCTTGCTTCAGATGTTATATCGAACATTCAGCAACGGTTTCTCTGTACTCAGCCTGATATCACAGCACCGGGAGTGAGTGTAATAGCTGCCTTCACAAAAGCACAAGGACCAACAAATCAAGACTTTGACACGCGAAGAGTTCTGTTTAATTCAATATCAGGCACCTCAATGTCATGCCCTCATGTTTCAGGCATAGTTGGCCTTCTTAAAACTCTTCATCCTACTTGGAGTCCTGCATCGATTAAATCAGCAATTATGACTACTGGTGAGAGTATTTGCAAATTAAGTGAACTCTGGTTCATTCCGTATTCattcaaatcaagaaaattcaTCCTAGATCTTGACTGCAGCTATCTGATTCCCCTCTCTTCTGTTTTTCCTGAACTCCACAGCGACGGCACAAGATAACACGATGGAAACGATTCTGAATGCAAACCACACCGAGGCATCGCCATTCAGTTATGGAGCAGGCCACATAAGACCAAACAAAGCTATGGATCCAGGGCTGGTATATGACTTAACAGTTAATGATTACCTCAACTTTCTATGTGCCTTGGGGTACAACGAGACACAGATCTCAACATTCTCGGATGCTCCTTATGAATGTCCCTCCAAGCCCATTAGTCTTGCAAACTTCAACTACCCTTCTATCACCGTCCCCAATTTCAATGGCTCAATCACATTGTCACGAACAGTTAAGAACGTTGGTTCTCCAAGCACTTACAAGCTTCGAATCAGAAAACCAACTGGAGTTTCTGTTTCTGTTGAGCCGAAGAAGTTGGAGTTCAAGAAGGTTGGTGAAGAGAAGGCCTTCACTGTTACCTTGAAAGGCAAAGGCAAGGCAGCAAA from Populus alba chromosome 14, ASM523922v2, whole genome shotgun sequence includes:
- the LOC118054062 gene encoding subtilisin-like protease SBT5.3; its protein translation is MRLPSPTLCLLPFLFLTLLQRPTFASIKPYVVYFGGHSHGPKPSSLDANLAKDSHYEFLGSFLGSREFAEDAIFYSYTRHINGFAATLEDEVAAEIAKHPRVVSVFLNQGRKQHTTHSWSFLGLEKDGVVPSSSIWKKARFGEDTIIGNLDTGVWPESESFSDEGLGPIPSKWNGTCQNGHDPGFHCNRKLIGARYFNKGYASIVGHLNSSFDTPRDEDGHGSHTLSTAGGSFVAGASVFYMGNGTAKGGSPKARVAAYKVCYPPVDGEECFDADILAAFDAAISDGVDVLSVSLGGNPTAFFNDSVAIGSFHAVKHGIVVICSAGNSGPVDGTVSNVAPWEITVGASTMDREFPSYVVLGNKISIKGESLSAKALPRNKFFPLMSAADARATNASVENALLCKDGSLDPEKAKGKILVCLRGINARVDKGQQAALAGAVGMVLANNKDAGNEILADPHVLPVSHINYTSGVAIFKYINSTEYPVAYITHPVTRIGTKPAPVVAAFSSKGPNTVTPEILKPDITAPGVSVIAAFTKAQGPTNQDFDTRRVLFNSISGTSMSCPHVSGIVGLLKTLHPTWSPASIKSAIMTTATAQDNTMETILNANHTEASPFSYGAGHIRPNKAMDPGLVYDLTVNDYLNFLCALGYNETQISTFSDAPYECPSKPISLANFNYPSITVPNFNGSITLSRTVKNVGSPSTYKLRIRKPTGVSVSVEPKKLEFKKVGEEKAFTVTLKGKGKAAKDYVFGELIWSDNKHHVRSPIVVKWF